The Thermobifida halotolerans sequence GTTCGAGATCGTCTACAGGCAGGTCCTGCGCTGCCTTGAGCGCGCCGCCGCCGCCCTGAGCGTCCGCGACACCGCCACGGCGGGCGCCGAACTCGGCGACGCGGTGCGCCGCGTCGAGAGCACCCCCTCCCTCTTCCGGGTCCTCACCACGATGTCGCGCGAGTCGTTCGCGGTGATCCGGGCCTACACCGACGGGCGCAGCGCCATCCAGTCCCGCGCCTACCGCCTGGTCGAGCGGACCGGGGCGCCGCGGCCGCCGGGACCCTTCTCCGACAGGATCCCGAAGGTGGAGGTCACCGGTCCGACCGTGCAGGAGGCGTACGTGTCGTGCGCGGCCGCCGTGGACGGGACCGCGCTGCGCCACGTCGCCGAGGCGATGGCGCGCCTCGACCGGGGGTGGCGCGCCATGAAGCGGACCCACTGGGGGATCACGCTGAAGATCATCGGCAACGTCACGGGCACCGGTGGCACCCCCGGCGCCGACTACCTCAGGACCACCGCCGCGATTCCCCTGTTTCCCCTGCTCCACGAACCGCAGGAACGGAGTGGAGCACACGCCGAGGAGGCTTCCGATGTCTGACGCCGACGACCTGAACGGCCTGCTGCGCCGCAAGATCATGGGGTTCGTCGTCTCCCAGGCGATCATCTCCGTCACCCGGCTGCGCGTCGTCGAGCATCTCGGCGAGGAGGCCCTCGAGGTGCGGGAGCTGGCGCGGCGCGTCGGGGCGGACCCCGACGCCCTCCACCGGTTCCTGCGCCTCCTCGTCGCCGAGGGGCTCTTCGTCGAGCAGCCGCCCGGCGTCTTCGCGACCACTCCGCTGGGCGCGCTGCTGCACGAGGACGTCCCCGGATCGCTGCGGCACTTCGCCGCGCTGATGGACAACGAGGCCTACCAGGCCTGGTCGGCGGCCCTGCACTCGCTGCGCACCGGCGAGCCGGCGTTCGACGTCGTGTTCGGGAAGCCGATGTTCGACTGGCTGGGCGAGCGGCCCGACGCCTCGTCCGCCTTCAACGCGGCCCAGGCGGGCCTGGTGACCCTGCGCCTGCTGCCCCTGGTGGAGCGGGACTGGAGCGGGGTGGGCACGGTCGTCGACGTGGGCGGCGGCAACGGACGTCTGCTGGGGGCGCTGCTGTCGCGGCACGAGCACCTGCGCGGCGTCCTGTTCGACCTGCCGCACGTGGTGCGGGAGGCCGAACGCTCCGTGGGCGGGCCGCGGGACCGCCTCCGCGTGGTCGGCGGCGACTTCTTCTCCGCGGTCCCCTCCGGTGGCGACGTCTACGTGCTCGCCCAGATCCTGCACGACTGGGACGACGACAGGGCGGTGCGGATCCTGCGGCGGTGCGCCGAGGCCATGACGCCCGACTCCCGGCTGCTCATCCTGGAACAGGTCGTCCCCGAAGGACCGCAGCCCCACCCGGCGAAGATGCTCGACCTGCACATGCTCGTCCTGCTCGGTGGGCGCGAACGCACCGAGAGCGAGTGGGGCCGGCTGCTGGAGAGGGGAGGTTTCCGGGTGGCGGCGATCGACCGCTCGGCGCGCTCGTCCCTGATCGAGGCGCGCCCGACGGGCGGCTGACCCGGCCCGCGGACGGCGGCGGCCTCCGGGGTCCGGTGGAGATCCACCGGACCCCGGAGGCCGCCTGGGCGGAGCCGCCGAGGACGCGGCCGGCGCGCCTCACCCGGCGAGGAACCGCACCAGCGCCGGAGCGACGGCCTCCGCGACCAGGTTGTGGTTCTGCCCCTCCAACGTCAGGTGGGACGCGTTGGGCAGTGTCTCCACGACCGCCCGCACCGTGTTGCGCCCCCACTCGGGGCTGCTGTCCCCGTCGAACACCAGGGTGGGGACCGCCACGGAGGCCACCCGCTCGGTCGGCAGCGAACTGTCCCCCAGGACCGCGGCGTCGTAGACGAGCGAGGGCGCCAGCGCCTCGAGCATCGGCCAGGCCTCTCCCTGGCGCACCTTGGCGACGAACTCGGCCGGCAGGTCCGCCGCCTCCCTCATGAAGAGTTCGACGGCGCCGCCGAGGTCCCCGGACTCCACCAGCGCGGCGAGCCGCTCGGCGTAGTCCTTCCCGATCGGGGGACGGGTGTCGTCGACGACGTACGACGGCTCGTACAGCGCCAGCTTCGTGATGGCGAGCCCGCTGGCCGCGGCCTCCAGCGCCAGGATCGCTCCGGAGCAGTTCGCGAACACGCAGGCCGATCCTCCCGCCTCGGTGATGAGGGACTGGAGGTCCTCGATCTCGCGCTCGACCTCGTACGGCCTGGTGTCGCCGCTGTCCCCCCGCCCTCGGCGGTCGTAGGCGAACACCGTGAAGTGCGGCGCCAGGAGCTCCGCCAGCGGCATGACGGACCGCCGGTCGTTCAGCGCGCCCCCCACCAGGATGACCGGGGGCCCCTCCCCCAGGCGGTCGAAGGCGATGGGGGTCCCGTCCTTGGAACGAACTGTGTTCATGGCACTGTCTCCACTCGCGTCGGTGGGCTGCGGCGTCTCGGGGAAACCGGTTTCGGAACCGTCGCCGGCGTCCGGACCGGCTCCGTTCGCCGAACAGAAGAGAAACCGTCTCTTGACTCCGGGGAATATCAAAGGAAATTCGTTACTTCCGGCCGCCGCCCAGCATCGTCGCACGGGGCCGCAGCGCTCTGCGTCTTCTGGAATGCTGCGTCGGCTCCGCGTATTGTCCGGCGACGTGCGGAGCGTCTTCCGGCGGTCCGCGCCCGGTCCTCTCCCCTTTTCCCGAGGTTTTTTGACAAAGGCGGGAACACTCGGCGGACCGGACGGGCATATCCGCCACGGCACCGCCTTCTGTAGTAGCATCGGCCCCGAGGTGGGAATGTGAAATACATGCTGATGATCTGCGGCGACGAGTCCTACTCCGCGGAACCCGCGGCCTCCTCCTCCCTGCCGGGGTGCGAGTCCTGGCAGAGCGAGATGAAGCGCAGGGGGATCCTGCTGAGCAGCGCGGGTCTGCGGCCGACCAGCGACGCCACGACCGTACGGGTGCGCGACGGCGAGACGCTGATCGTCGACGGACCGTTCGCCGAGACGAAGGAGCAGATCGGCGGGTTCAGCCTGATCGAGTGCGCCGACCTCGACGAGGCCCTCGAGGTGGCCTCGAAGCATCCCGCCGCGAGGTTCGGGACGGTCGAGGTGAGGCCGATCTGGGAATCGTGACCTCCGACGCCGAGTCCGTCGTCGCCAGCGCCTTCCGCGAGGAGTGGGGCCAGATCGTCGCGACCCTGATCCGGATCACCGGCGACTGGGACCTCTCCGAGGAGAGCACCCAGGACGCCTTCGCCTCCGCCCTAGAGCGCTGGCCGGTCGACGGGATCCCCCGCCGTCCCGGAGCATGGCTGACCTCGGTGGCGCGCAACCGCGCCCACGACCGGCTGCGCAGGGACGCGGTCGGCGCCGCGAAGCTGCGCGAACTCGCCCTGCTCGCCCGTGCCGACGGCGCCGCCGAGAACGAGGACGCCGACGGCGCCTTCCCCGACGACCGCCTGAGACTGATCTTCACCTGCTGCCATCCGGCGCTGCCCCTGGAGGCCCGGGTCGCGCTCACGCTGCGCTCCCTCCTGGGCTTGACCACGGCCGAGATCGCCCGGGTGTTCCTGGTCTCGGAGGCGACGATGTCGCAGCGCCTGGTGCGGGCCAAACGCAAGATCCGCAACGCCGGAATCCCCTTCCGGGTCCCGCCCCCGCACCTGCTCCCCGAACGGATCCCCGCGGTGCTCGGCGTGCTGTACCTGCTGTTCACCGAGGGATACGCGGCCACCTCGGGCACCGACCTGGTCCGCCGCTCCCTGTGCTCGGAGGCCATCCGGCTGACCCGCGTCCTCGCCGCCCTCATGCCCGACGAGCCCGAGGTCCTCGGGCTGCTCGCCCTGA is a genomic window containing:
- a CDS encoding methyltransferase; amino-acid sequence: MSDADDLNGLLRRKIMGFVVSQAIISVTRLRVVEHLGEEALEVRELARRVGADPDALHRFLRLLVAEGLFVEQPPGVFATTPLGALLHEDVPGSLRHFAALMDNEAYQAWSAALHSLRTGEPAFDVVFGKPMFDWLGERPDASSAFNAAQAGLVTLRLLPLVERDWSGVGTVVDVGGGNGRLLGALLSRHEHLRGVLFDLPHVVREAERSVGGPRDRLRVVGGDFFSAVPSGGDVYVLAQILHDWDDDRAVRILRRCAEAMTPDSRLLILEQVVPEGPQPHPAKMLDLHMLVLLGGRERTESEWGRLLERGGFRVAAIDRSARSSLIEARPTGG
- a CDS encoding alpha/beta fold hydrolase, which encodes MNTVRSKDGTPIAFDRLGEGPPVILVGGALNDRRSVMPLAELLAPHFTVFAYDRRGRGDSGDTRPYEVEREIEDLQSLITEAGGSACVFANCSGAILALEAAASGLAITKLALYEPSYVVDDTRPPIGKDYAERLAALVESGDLGGAVELFMREAADLPAEFVAKVRQGEAWPMLEALAPSLVYDAAVLGDSSLPTERVASVAVPTLVFDGDSSPEWGRNTVRAVVETLPNASHLTLEGQNHNLVAEAVAPALVRFLAG
- a CDS encoding YciI family protein; translated protein: MLMICGDESYSAEPAASSSLPGCESWQSEMKRRGILLSSAGLRPTSDATTVRVRDGETLIVDGPFAETKEQIGGFSLIECADLDEALEVASKHPAARFGTVEVRPIWES
- a CDS encoding RNA polymerase sigma factor, with amino-acid sequence MTSDAESVVASAFREEWGQIVATLIRITGDWDLSEESTQDAFASALERWPVDGIPRRPGAWLTSVARNRAHDRLRRDAVGAAKLRELALLARADGAAENEDADGAFPDDRLRLIFTCCHPALPLEARVALTLRSLLGLTTAEIARVFLVSEATMSQRLVRAKRKIRNAGIPFRVPPPHLLPERIPAVLGVLYLLFTEGYAATSGTDLVRRSLCSEAIRLTRVLAALMPDEPEVLGLLALMLLHDARHAARVDDAGDLVTLEEQDRTRWNAAEIAEGVGVLDRALRLGRLGGYQLQAAIAACHCTAVDPADTDWAQICALYEQLVRLTPSPVVELNRAVAVGMAEGPEAGLALIEKLEASDALANYHLLPAARADLLRRLDRLEEAAAAYRQALDLATTDAERRYLARRLAETVGT